A window from Hymenobacter volaticus encodes these proteins:
- a CDS encoding DUF3592 domain-containing protein: MFDSLFSFVFTAILLLIIAIGFIVVSVNLYYTKNTRITFQNRIIILKRGIVAEGTMVAVETAWPSLFYEYPIVRFKTPQGLQVTLRCQEYTKGPGFRKGQKVEVRFLPASPEAFIVVTGLDFLV; this comes from the coding sequence ATGTTTGACAGTTTGTTCTCTTTCGTTTTCACTGCCATCCTACTGCTTATCATTGCTATAGGCTTTATTGTCGTTTCAGTAAATCTGTATTACACAAAAAACACACGAATCACCTTTCAAAACAGGATAATCATATTGAAGCGCGGGATAGTAGCAGAAGGTACTATGGTAGCGGTGGAAACAGCATGGCCCAGCTTATTTTACGAGTATCCTATAGTACGCTTTAAGACACCGCAGGGACTTCAAGTGACTTTGCGTTGCCAGGAGTACACCAAAGGGCCCGGTTTTAGGAAGGGGCAAAAAGTAGAAGTGCGGTTTTTGCCAGCTTCTCCTGAGGCTTTTATTGTTGTTACCGGCTTGGATTTCTTAGTGTAA